The Ectothiorhodospiraceae bacterium BW-2 nucleotide sequence TCTCTACCCGACTATGCGATCCTTGATGCCATTATTGAGCGTTATGTGGAACAGCAGCAGTCGGTTAGAGACATCGCGGCAAGTGGTATTGAGTTAGCCACGGTAGAACGGATTGTGCAGCGACTGCAAAGCAACGAACACAAACGGCGGCAGGCCGCTCCTGGCGTTAAAATCTCTGCTCGCGCTTTCGGGCGTGACCGACGCTATCCGATAACCAACCACTGGAGAGAGCACTTAACAGTCACTAAGGCGTAGTTACCTAACCGCCGCCTCCCCCCAAACTAAGAGGGGAGAGAGGCGTCATCAGTCGATTACTCTACCTGCTCCTTGGCAATTTCGGCTGCCATTTCGTCAAATGCGTTCTTCGCTTTAAACTGCTGCCACAGGGCCTGATTATTTCCCATGCTAGTACGAACAGCCTGCTGAGTTGACTGTTGAGCCGCCATCGGATCGAGCCCGACTAACACAAACAGACGCCCGTTCGGGCCGGTACGCGACTTATAGATTCGTGAACCACTTAAAGTCTCACTACTGAGGGTTTTAATCACCGACTCAGCGGCGCTATCCACCGTTTCGGCATCGCCGACACCGGTCGTCCCCAGATACTTTTTCACCATCTTCGAGACTTTAATCTTCATCTGCTCGGCTAGTCGGCCTCGAGCATCGGCCGCCGCCATATCTTTCATATAACTCATTCCGGCGGCAGACTTCTCGGCCATCCCAACCGCCTGTACATCAAGCCCCGGTACCGGTTCATCGCAGATCCAGCCCGGTGCCGCCTTTTCGGTATCGGGAAAGACGCAGTCGGGTACATCGGCCATATCGGGAGTAGAGCTACAACCAGCTACCCCCCAAACCGCGGCTGCGGCCAAAAGCGCTTTAAATGATGTTTGCATGAGTGATTCTCCTCTAGTAACAAATCAGTTGATTAAAAAAAATCGAAAATAACTATCTCTAAAGCCCCTGATATTTCCCCATGCGAGTTGAGACTTTTTCGATATAGCGCCGAGTCTCATCGTAGGGGAGATCCCGCTTCAGGCGTTGATAGACCTGCTGCGGTGTCAGGGAGTTTATCATCGGTGCCGCTTTGTTAACACTACGACTATCGCCGGTAAAGGCGCGAGCGACATTGCCAGCACCGGTATTATAGGCGGCAATGGTGCAAAAGAGGCGGCTAGTCGGGTTCTCTACCGCCTTTAGATAGCGGTAGAACAGAATATGCAGATAGGCACCGCCTATGGCGATATTTTTATCGCTATCATAGAGATAGGAGGGGGTTAGCACCTTGGCCTTGCCAAATAGATAGGCGGTGGCATCCTTGCCGGCACTATTAGGCACAATCTGCATTAAGCCATAGGCGGGAATATGGGATTTAGCTCGTGGGTTAAATGAGCTTTCAGATTCAATCACGGCAAAGATGAGCGGTAAGGGAATCTCCTCTTTCGCTGCGATCTCTTCGGCCCGAACGAGCAGTGGTCTCACCTTTGCTTCTAATCGTGGCGGCAAGTCAAACTCAACTTTGGTAATCTTCTTCTCTTTATCGGCCGGATTAGGTTTGATGCTGACCGTCGCTTCCCCTAGTAGCTGTTTCGATAGCTGCTGTCGTTGCGGCTCATTGAGCGGCTTCTCGCCCACTAGCGGAGTTAGCAGCGCCTTTTTATCTGACGGCTCTCCCTGCTCTACGACCTCTTTGTGTTGCTCAACCAGCCGCTTTTCGACCGCTTTGGCCACTCTATCCGACTCATAGGCCCCCTTTTCGGTGGTGCCTAAGAGCTCGGTTAGTCGCTTTTCAATCTCTCTTTTAATCTCCGCCGGCGAGGTTGACCCATCGCTAATGAGCTCCAAGGTCACTTTGCCGCTCTCAAAATTGACACTGTTACGGCTGCGGTTATCGGCATCATAGCTAACCCAAGTCTTACGGTCACTATCTTGGGTATCGCCCCATATCTCTTTAATTGAGGCCTCAAATCGCGCCTGCTCCTCCTTGTAGAGCTGTTTATAGGCAGCAAACCCCTCCTCTAGTGCCTTAAGATAGCGCTCATACTCTTGCTGCTGCTGCTGCTGATAGCCTAAGAGCTGCTGCTGTTGCTGCTGCCTATAGTCGCTGAAGGCATCGGCGAGTGTTACCGTCGTTCCCAATCCCAGTCCCAAAAACAGGATCAATCCTAGCAGGAAGTTTCGTACCATCATCTAATCCTCCTCAACCCAAAGATACATCTTTTCGGCCCGTTGATCGCGCCACTCATCAATAATTTTCGCCTTAATCTCAACCGCCCCCTCTGGCGTATTGACCGTGGCCAGACTCACGACCGATCCTTTGCTAAAGCTGTTATTGTTAATCACCTGCTGATACTTTTTGACAATCGACTTAGTGTTCACCTCGGCCCCATAACGGCGGCGGGAGAGCTCCACTAGCGCCTGCTCAAACAGATGGGCTCGGGTCTGCTCCCGGCGAATATAGAACGGCGACTCGACCACCAGCCCCCGTTCAGGCGGCTCCACCACCCAACACGGCTTACCACTACGGTGAAAATCGCCCGCCTGACAGCCAAAGGGGTTTAGCTGACTACAACCACCAAGCAGCAATACGCTTAATAGTACAACTGTAACTCGATACATTTTGCCCTCTCCAAAGCAGTTTTATCCTGAACTATAGCACGCTTTGAAAAGTTTGGTACAAAAAATACCCCGCTCGGGGCGGGGTAGTCTCTACTATTTTAAGCAAGAGCGCTCAAAATGCGGCTATTTAATACTCTGATAGTAGTTAATCAGGATTTGCGCGACCTCAGGACGGGAGAACTCTTTTGGCGGAGCGATGCCGTTACCGAGCATCTCGCGTACTTTGGTACCAGAGAGGAGCACAAAATCCTCTTTTTGGTGATCTTCGGCCTCGCACATCATCACGACCCGATTGAGCTTCTTCGACCAAGCGGTATGGTCGGCACGGAAGATCTCAATCTCCAGCGCCCCTGCCGGAACCTCGTCGTCAAAGATAGTCTGGGCATCAAAAGCGCCGTAGTAGTCGCCGACACCGGCGTGATCACGACCGATAATAAAGTGGCTCGCCCCCATATTTTGGCGGAAATAGGCGTGCAGTACCGCCTCTCGTGGACCGGCATAGAGCATATCGAAACCGTAACCGGTAACCATGGCACTATTGGGCGGGAAGTAGAGTTCAACCATTTTTCGAATTGCCGCATCACGAACAGGTGCAGGAATATCACCCTTCTTCAGCTTACCTAGCAGCATGTGAATCACCAGACCGTCACAACCGAGCCTATCCATTGCTATATGGCACAGCTCCTCATGAGCGAGATGCATCGGATTGCGAGTCTGGAAGGCGACCACCTTTTTCCAGCCGCGCTCAGCAATTTCGTTACGAATTTCGACCGCCGTACGGAAGGTATCGGGAAACTCGGTCTGGAAGTAGCTGAAGTTCAGCACTTTAATCGGGCCAGAGACAGCCACTCGACCCTGACTGTTAAACGCTGCCACACCGGGGTGTTCGCTGTCACTAGTCCGATAGACCTTATCGGTCATCATCGCCATCTGTTCATCGGTCACAGTCTCAATCGCTTCGACATCCATCACCGCTAGCACCGGATTCCCCTCCACATTGGGATCTTTCAGGGCGATACGGCTACCTACGCTCACACCATCCGCGCTCGGTAACAGACAGAGAACCGGTACCGGAAAGAATGAGCCGTCAGTTAAGGTCATCTTTTCGGCAGCGCCCATAGCGTCGGCAACACTCATAAAGCCTTTAAGGGGGTTAAAGTAGCCTGCGCCCATCATGACGGCGTTACCGGCAGCCTGGGAGCTAATCACGACCGCAGGAAGCGACTCGGCTTCGTGGCGCCATTTTTCATTCTCGTCCGAATTATAAACAAACAGAGGTTGCAGTTCATCAGAACCGATGGGTTTAATCATGTTACGCTATCTCCTGAAATTGATATATTTTAAACCTTGTCGTGCAAACGCCGGCTGCCAATCGGATCTAACCGATAACCACCGATCATTTAAACCGCGCTACTATAACCCAACTGCCATGGTTAGCGTAATTAGAACAGGTAATAGGGCCATAGAGCTTTTTTTCGCCTCCAGCTTGCTCATGCCGGACTCTCTCTGCGAGCGCACTTTAATAATGTCTGTGATAGCTCGCTTAAGCGGGCGATTCTGCCAATGTTTGCTCATTCAGGGTAGTCTCACACCACTCACCGACCTCACAACACTGACTCTTATCCGGTTTTAAGCGAATATAGTGGCTACTTAACCCCGTTCCCCCCTCCTCTAATAAAATCGCCACTCGGCGCCCCATTTGCGAGCGGATAAAATTTTGCCGCATCGTCACCGCTAGCTGTCGCAACTCTTTAGCACGCGCTTTTCGCTCTGCTATCGCCACCTGTTCGGTCAACCTAGCCGCCTCAGTCCCCTCGCGCTCTGAATAGGGGAAGATATGGAGTTTGGAAAACTGGAGCGAGTCGATCAATTGATAGCTCTGTTGATGATCTGCAGCACTCTCGCCCGGAAAACCGGTGATGAGGTCGCCGGCGAGTGCCGTGTGGGGCCGAACGGCTCGTGCCCGTACGGCAATCCGCTCTATCTCTGCGGTACCATGACCTCGCGCCATCGCCTTTAGCACTGCATCCGAGCCACTCTGCATCGATAGGTGCAGGTAGTCACAGATGCGCTCATCGGCATAGATCTGAAAAAAATCCTCATGTAAATATTGCGGCCCTAACGAAGAGAGCCGCAACCGCTCGATTGATGTCCGGTGTAGAATCTGCTCTAGTAGCCACGCTAGCTGCGACTCAGAGGCTAAATTAGAGTTGCTCGCCCCCCAAGCGGCCAGATTGACTCCAGTCAAAACCACCTCGCGCACCCCCTGCTCAATCCCCTGTTCAATATGGCTGATAATGGTATCTAAATCGATATTGCGATGAGCCCCTCGGGCAACTTTGGTGATACAGAAGCGACAGTGGTTATCGCACCCCTGCTGAATCGCGATCGGTAGGCGAGTCCGTCCTAACATCGGATAGGGCAGCAGTTCGGGGTTTAGCCCTAGCTGCTGCTCAATCAGCTCCTCAACCGAATTGAACAGAGTTAAGCTCTTTGCGTACTGCCGCTGCCAAGTGGGATCGATACGAATACTGCAACCGGTCGCAATCACCGCCCGCCCCTGTTTAAGCTGACTAGCGGCGATTTGGTGCGACTTACGATTTGCCTCTGCCGTCACGGTACAGCTATTGACAACCACCGTATCGGCTTCGCGACTTGAGGCCACAATCTCATGGCCACTACTCACTAATGCCGCCTGTAGCTGCATCGAATCGAGCCAATTCACCTTGCAACCAAGCGTTTTAAGATAGATTCGCATCACGTTACCCCCCATTTTGAGCCGCCCCTAATCACGGTACCGCTTGAGTATTACAAACGGATACCACCAAACAGTGATTTCAAATCCGCACCATTTCGACTACCATTATGGCATGACGACTCTTCCCCTAAAACAACTTGAAGCCGGAGTGACTCTGGCAGCAGATGTGCTTGACCTCAATGGCCGAACCCTCCTTTGTGCCGGAAATAAAATTACCGAAAAGCATTTAACCATCTTCCGTACCTGGGGCGTGAGTGAGGTAACGATAGAGAGCAGTGACCCCTGTGCGGATGACCAAGAGCCGGAACTACTGCCACAAAATATCGCACCAGAACTGCTGCAACGGCTGGAAAACGAGTTAGAGAGCTATTTTCAATTCGCCACAGCCGATCACGCCGTCACTCGGGAACTACGACACTACCTAATCATGAAACGGGCCAGAGCCGCCCTACAAGCGAGGTAGCTGTGGCGCTAACGGTACAACTACTGGTCAATCGGGTCAAATCGATCTACTCCCTACCGACAATCTACACTCGTATCGACCATGCCATTCACGATCCCCGCAGCAACTTAGAAGATATCGGCCACATTCTGGCCGAAGATAGCGGCCTTTCGGCCCGTCTGTTACGGTTAGCTAACAGCGCGATGTATAACTTCCCCTCACGAGTCGATACCATCACCCGAGCCATCGCCATTATCGGGACTCAACAGCTACGCGATCTGGTATTAGCGACCTCAGTGATCCAGATGTTCAAAGGCATTGATGCCAAAATAGTCGATATGGAGCAGTTCTGGCACCATAGTATCGCCACCGGTATCGCCGCTCGGGTACTGACCACCTATCAACGCGAAGGTAATGTGGAGCGATTCTATCTCATGGGGCTGCTGCACGATATCGGACGACTCATTATGTACACCCAAATACCACAGCAGATGTCACAGCTACTACAACAGGCCGAGAGTCCGCCGCAACTACTCTACCGTCTGGAGCGACAGCAGCTCGGCTTTGATCACGCAGCAGTAGGGCGGCTACTATTAAAAAACTGGCAGCTACCTGAGGCGATACAGCACGCTGTCGGCTACCACCACAACCCCACCGGCTCGGCTAGTTGGCAGAAGGAGGCGGCGGTCATTCACTGCGCTGATGTCCTAGTTTACGGCATGGCGCTCGGCAGTAGTGGCGAGCACTTTGTCCCCAAACTATCAGACATGGCGTGGCAGAGCCTAAAGCTACCCGCCAGTCTGCTTCCCGATATTCTGCAACATACCGAACAGCAGTTTAACGATGCTGTAGCGATCTTCCTCTCATGAGTGACGCCCCTGCTTACCAAGACGAAATTGAGCGCCTCAAGGCGCGACTCGCCCATTTAGAGCAGACCCATCTGTGGTATATCAACGCCATGAATATGCTTATCTTAATGAGCGAAGTCTATGGCAGTAGTGAAGATGTGCGCAACGAACAGAGCATCTTTCGCGCCGCCCGCAACTATGTCGCCCAACTAGCCGATTTCGCCGCCATTATCTTCTTTAAAGTCGATGAGCGAGACTCCAGTTTTGTCCTCACCGAATGCAGTCAAAACTACCAACAGCAGTTCGATCTGGAGGGGTTAAAACAGTCGTTAATCGATAAGGGGGAGTTTGCCTGGGCAATTTCACAAAACCGTACCATTGAGGTCGAGAGTGACACCCTACAACAGCGCATTATTATGCATGTCCTCACCACCAAAACCAGAGTACGGGGGATGTTTATCGGCATTCCGGCACCCAATCAACCTAGACCTAGCGTCGCGAGCCAAAATTTAATATCGGTCGTGCTGCAAAATAGCGCCCATGCACTAGAGAGCGCGGCACTCTATCAGATGATTAACGAACACAATCGTGAACTAGAGAGCCTGAACCAGAGCCTAGAGCAGAAGGTCAGCGCCCGCACAGCGCAGCTCCATGCTGCCCTAAAACAGGCAGAGGAGGCGACTCGGGTTAAATCGCAGTTTCTAGCCAATATGAGCCACGAAATTCGCACACCGATGAATGCGATTATCAGTCTAAGCCACCTTGCACTCAAAGGAGAGTTATCGGAGCAGCAGCAGGAGTTTATCGAAAAGATAGAGTACTCTGGTAACCATCTACTCAATCTGATTAATGATATCCTCGACTTCTCTAAAATTGAGGCCGGCAAGCTCCACTTAGAGCAGATCGACTTTGATCTACAGCAGATAGTGCACGAAATGATCGGTATGCTTGACTACTCTGCTGAACAGAAGGGGATAGTCCTCAATAGCGATCTATCGCCCCAGCTACCGCGCTATCTTCATGGCGATCCCTACCGACTGAGGCAGATATTGAGCAATCTGCTCAATAATGCGATTAAATTTACCCACCACGGGTCGGTCACACTCAAAATAACCCCACTCGCTGAGACAGCGGCAGAGAGCACCTGGCTACAGTTCCAAATTATCGATACCGGCATCGGCATTAGTCAGCCGGCACAACGGCAGCTTTTTCAATCCTTTACCCAAGCTGACAGCTCGACCACACGCCAATTTGGCGGTACCGGTCTAGGGTTGGCTATCAGCAGACAGCTCACCGAGCTGATGGGAGGGACGATTCGTGTCACCAGCGAGCTAGATCAGGGGAGCTGCTTTGAGGTTGAGTTGCCGTTTACCCTCGCCTCAGCCACCGCGATCGCCAATAGTGAGCTGCTGCGACAACAGACTTTAGAGAATTTAGATCAGCAGCTCTCCGACTACGCTAACGAACCGGTGTTAGTGGCCGAGGATAATAAAATTAACCAACTCGTCGCCCGAGAGATATTGACCCGATTCGGTTTTCAAGTCACCATCGCCGCCGATGGCAAAGAGGCGGTCGCCCTGTGCCAGCAGCGGCGGTTTGCACTGGTGTTAATGGATCTACAGATGCCGGTGCTCGATGGCTATCAGGCGACCGAAATGCTGCGCAACCAGAAACAGTTTGCCCGCCTACCCATCATCGCCATGACGGCCGATGCCTTTAGCGATATTCGAGATAAGTGTCTCGCTAGCGGCATGAACGACTATATTACCAAACCGGTTGACCAAGAGCAGTTAAAACAGAAGCTGCTCTTTTGGCTCCAAGAGAGTCAACGCCCCTAATATCAGCCCTCACTCAGATCGACTAGCCCTACCATGCGTTTTGCCCAAAAATTTGATGTTATTGTTGTCGGCGGCGGCCACGCCGGTACCGAAGCGGCCCTCGCCGCCGCTCGGCGGGGAGCCGCTACACTCCTCTTAACCCACACTATCGAGAGCCTCGGTCAGATGTCGTGTAATCCGGCCATAGGCGGTATCGGCAAGGGACATCTGGTCAAAGAGATCGACGCCCTCGGCGGGATAATGGCAGCGGCGATTGATCGGGCCGGCATTCAGTTTCGCCTCCTTAACCGCAGCAAGGGGCCGGCGGTACGCGCCACCCGAGCCCAAGCAGATCGACTGCTCTATAAGGCCCAAATTCGCCACGCGCTAGAGAACCAACCTAGGTTACAGCTATTTCAGCAGGCGGTTGACGATCTCATCATTGAGCAGCAGCGAGTCATCGGCGTCGCCACGGCGATGGGGTTGGAGTTTAGCGCCCCCACCGTGGTACTCACTACAGGCACCTTTCTCGGCGGCATCATCCACATCGGCCTCAACCACTATCAGGGCGGTCGCGCTGGCGATCCACCCGCCAATCGGCTCTCACAACGACTGCGCGAACTACCCTTTCAGGTCGAGCGGCTCAAAACCGGCACCCCGCCCCGCATCGATGGCCGCACTATCGACTACGAGCAGCTCATACCACAACACGGCGATACCCCCCTGCCGCTCTTCTCTTTTCTTGCCAGTGGCGACGAGTCGCCGCAACAGCTACCGTGCCATATTACCCACACCAATGAGCAGACCCACGAGATTATCCGCGC carries:
- a CDS encoding DUF3393 domain-containing protein, with translation MMVRNFLLGLILFLGLGLGTTVTLADAFSDYRQQQQQQLLGYQQQQQQEYERYLKALEEGFAAYKQLYKEEQARFEASIKEIWGDTQDSDRKTWVSYDADNRSRNSVNFESGKVTLELISDGSTSPAEIKREIEKRLTELLGTTEKGAYESDRVAKAVEKRLVEQHKEVVEQGEPSDKKALLTPLVGEKPLNEPQRQQLSKQLLGEATVSIKPNPADKEKKITKVEFDLPPRLEAKVRPLLVRAEEIAAKEEIPLPLIFAVIESESSFNPRAKSHIPAYGLMQIVPNSAGKDATAYLFGKAKVLTPSYLYDSDKNIAIGGAYLHILFYRYLKAVENPTSRLFCTIAAYNTGAGNVARAFTGDSRSVNKAAPMINSLTPQQVYQRLKRDLPYDETRRYIEKVSTRMGKYQGL
- the sat gene encoding sulfate adenylyltransferase, producing MIKPIGSDELQPLFVYNSDENEKWRHEAESLPAVVISSQAAGNAVMMGAGYFNPLKGFMSVADAMGAAEKMTLTDGSFFPVPVLCLLPSADGVSVGSRIALKDPNVEGNPVLAVMDVEAIETVTDEQMAMMTDKVYRTSDSEHPGVAAFNSQGRVAVSGPIKVLNFSYFQTEFPDTFRTAVEIRNEIAERGWKKVVAFQTRNPMHLAHEELCHIAMDRLGCDGLVIHMLLGKLKKGDIPAPVRDAAIRKMVELYFPPNSAMVTGYGFDMLYAGPREAVLHAYFRQNMGASHFIIGRDHAGVGDYYGAFDAQTIFDDEVPAGALEIEIFRADHTAWSKKLNRVVMMCEAEDHQKEDFVLLSGTKVREMLGNGIAPPKEFSRPEVAQILINYYQSIK
- a CDS encoding MiaB/RimO family radical SAM methylthiotransferase encodes the protein MGGNVMRIYLKTLGCKVNWLDSMQLQAALVSSGHEIVASSREADTVVVNSCTVTAEANRKSHQIAASQLKQGRAVIATGCSIRIDPTWQRQYAKSLTLFNSVEELIEQQLGLNPELLPYPMLGRTRLPIAIQQGCDNHCRFCITKVARGAHRNIDLDTIISHIEQGIEQGVREVVLTGVNLAAWGASNSNLASESQLAWLLEQILHRTSIERLRLSSLGPQYLHEDFFQIYADERICDYLHLSMQSGSDAVLKAMARGHGTAEIERIAVRARAVRPHTALAGDLITGFPGESAADHQQSYQLIDSLQFSKLHIFPYSEREGTEAARLTEQVAIAERKARAKELRQLAVTMRQNFIRSQMGRRVAILLEEGGTGLSSHYIRLKPDKSQCCEVGEWCETTLNEQTLAESPA
- a CDS encoding HDOD domain-containing protein — its product is MRHSRSRRHSGTTTLPNHETGQSRPTSEVAVALTVQLLVNRVKSIYSLPTIYTRIDHAIHDPRSNLEDIGHILAEDSGLSARLLRLANSAMYNFPSRVDTITRAIAIIGTQQLRDLVLATSVIQMFKGIDAKIVDMEQFWHHSIATGIAARVLTTYQREGNVERFYLMGLLHDIGRLIMYTQIPQQMSQLLQQAESPPQLLYRLERQQLGFDHAAVGRLLLKNWQLPEAIQHAVGYHHNPTGSASWQKEAAVIHCADVLVYGMALGSSGEHFVPKLSDMAWQSLKLPASLLPDILQHTEQQFNDAVAIFLS
- a CDS encoding response regulator — encoded protein: MSDAPAYQDEIERLKARLAHLEQTHLWYINAMNMLILMSEVYGSSEDVRNEQSIFRAARNYVAQLADFAAIIFFKVDERDSSFVLTECSQNYQQQFDLEGLKQSLIDKGEFAWAISQNRTIEVESDTLQQRIIMHVLTTKTRVRGMFIGIPAPNQPRPSVASQNLISVVLQNSAHALESAALYQMINEHNRELESLNQSLEQKVSARTAQLHAALKQAEEATRVKSQFLANMSHEIRTPMNAIISLSHLALKGELSEQQQEFIEKIEYSGNHLLNLINDILDFSKIEAGKLHLEQIDFDLQQIVHEMIGMLDYSAEQKGIVLNSDLSPQLPRYLHGDPYRLRQILSNLLNNAIKFTHHGSVTLKITPLAETAAESTWLQFQIIDTGIGISQPAQRQLFQSFTQADSSTTRQFGGTGLGLAISRQLTELMGGTIRVTSELDQGSCFEVELPFTLASATAIANSELLRQQTLENLDQQLSDYANEPVLVAEDNKINQLVAREILTRFGFQVTIAADGKEAVALCQQRRFALVLMDLQMPVLDGYQATEMLRNQKQFARLPIIAMTADAFSDIRDKCLASGMNDYITKPVDQEQLKQKLLFWLQESQRP